ATTTAATATCATATTTTTTGTCAAATAATTATTATGGTTTGATCTATTGGTATGAAAAAAATATTTCTCTGCAAATTTTATATGGTTAAAATCTCTATCTGTTCTCTCAATATCAATTCCTAGTTTGCTTTTATGCCAGCCTATAATAATGGCATCTTTACAATGACTTAAACTGATATTTCCCATCCCTGAAGGTAAACTTGGAGGTTCTCCAGGAAGAGCATTTATTGGAATTTTGAGAGGGTCTAAATCAAAAAGTGTTGAAAGTGATTGTCGCAAATAAGCTCTTGTTTCTAAAAAAATCTTTGATCTTGAACTTTTTAGGTTTTTTGCAGTTTTAATTTCTTCAGCTGTTGCGACATCTTGCACACCTTTAATCTCATAAAACCAAATTTTTGGTATTTTATATCTATACTTATTTAATAATTTCAATGGCTCTTAAGGTTGGCGACAAAGCACCAGAATTTAAATTAAAAGATTCTTCAGAGAAAGAAGTTTCTCTTAGTGATTTTAAAGGTAAAAGAATAATACTATATTTTTATCCAAAAGATAATACTCCAGGATGTACTAAAGAAGCATGCAATTTTAAAGAGAATTGGGATTTACTTCAAAAAAATAATATAGTGGTGCTTGGTATTAGTAAAGATAATGCATCCTCTCATCAGAAGTTTATAGAGAAATTTAATTTACCTTTTATTCTTTTAACTGATCCTGAACCTTTTAAAGTTTCTTCTGATTACGATAGCTATGGACTTAAGAAATTCATGGGAAAAGAATATATGGGAATGATGAGAAATACTTTTTTGATCGATACTGATGGTAACATCGAAAAAATCTACTTCAAGGTAAAAGCAGCAATAATGGCTGATCATATAATTGCTGACCTTGGGTTAAGCTAATTTTTTACGGATAGGTGATGAATAATCATCCCCTCCATAACTAAATTAGGAGAATTGATAATATTTTCTTTTTGAGTCTTTAGAGATTTTGTGATTAATTGAGAGTCTCCTCCACAGATTATTAAAATATCCTTTTCGGGATTAAATAAACTATTAATCACGCCAGTAAGAGAGTTGATTACCCCTTTTAAAATTGCTTCTTCTGTATTAATTAAAAAATCTTTGATCGGAATATCATACTTTTTGGGAACTCTAAGATTGTTTGTATTTTGTTCCATTGATTTTAATTGTGTTAGAAAACCTGGAAGAAGTTGACCTCCAATAATAGATCCATTTGAATTCAATTTTGTTATTGATAATATTGTTCCAAAATCTGCAATTAGCAAATCTTTTTTGAAAGGGTTTTCAATAATTTTTAAAGCGGCAATACAGGCAAGAGCTCTATCAACTCCAAAATAATCAGGAAGATTTGATAATTGAATATCTTTAGTTTTTATTTCATTTTCTTTTTTAAGCAAAAAATTTGGTAGTTTTCCTACAGAAGACCAAATTAATTGATCAAGATTTATATTTTCGGGAACTTTTTGCTTTTTTTTGGTATGGAAGAATTTAGATTGATTTTTAGAATATTTTGCCCAATGAAGCCTACTATTGCCAACTAATAAAAAATTTATATCTGAGACCATTGTTCTTTGATCAATTTAATTATTAGTGTGTATTCCACATTCTTGTTTAATCCCTCCAAATCTTGTATCTCTGCCCTTTGTTTCAATACCATCTGGACTACTTGAATGCCAATCTCCTACAGAAGAATAACCTTTGACAAAAAGTGGATGGGCAGGTAAATCATTCTCTTCCATATAATAAAAAATATCTTTATTTGTCCAATTTAATAAAGGTCTTAAAGAGAGTCTTTGACGAATTACGTCTATGAATTTCATTTTGTTTCTATTTTCTGTTTGACTTGATCTAACACCGCTTGCCCAGCAGAAAATATCATTTTTTTCTAGACCATTTTCTAAAGGTTTTATCTTTCTCAATTCATGGTACTTATCTAAATCATTCTCTTTTTTTGTTTCCCAAAGTTTTCCGTATTTGGCCTCCATTCTTGCTGGAGATAATTCACTTTGCAGAACTTCAACTTCTAAGGATAAATTATCAATAAGCTTTTCAGCGTAATGGTATGTTTCTGGAGGAAGGTAACCTGTATCTATCCAAAATATTTTGATTTTTTTTTGTAGAGATAATTTGCTGACCATATCTAAAAGGACTGATGACTGTATACCAAAACTTGTTGTAATAGCAAATTGATTATCAAACTTTTCATAACCCCATGTAAGCATTCCTTGGGGTTTCATATCTACAAGCTCTTGATTATATTTGCTCAAGCAAGTTTGAATATCTTTGTGGATTTTTTCAATCATTCTTCGGTTTGATTATGAGTTTAATTTATTTCGCTCAATTTAAAAATTATTCGTATAGTTTAATAATACATTTACGCATAACAATATTTCTCTAATGAAATCAATACAAAAACCAATAGTAATAGTTGGAGCAGGTTTTGCAGGTATGACATTTGCTTTGACTTTAAAGAACCTTAACCCTTCTATACCGATTCTTGTGGTTGATTCTGAAACTAACTTTATATTTAAACCTTTAATGTACGAAGTTTTAAGTAAAGAAATAAGAAGTTGGGAAGCAGCCCCAAAATTTGAAAATATTTTTTCTGATGCGGGTATAACTTTTTTAAGAAATTGTTTAACCAAGATTTCCTTCGAAGAAAATATTCTTGAATTTAGTGACGAATTAAAATTAAGTTATCAGTATCTCGTGATCTGTACAGGATCTATTCCAAATAGTTTTTTTATAAAAGGTGTAGATGAAAATTGTTATTTTTTTAATGATATTCATGATTTAAATAAAATAAATTCTTTTTTAAAAAAATCACAACATACTGCGTTGCATAAAAAGTTATTCATAGTTGGAGGTGGTCCTTCTGGCATCGAGTTGGCATGCAAAATTAAAGATATATTTACAGACAAATTTGAAATTAATGTAATAGAAAAATCAAACGAAATCCTCAATAAAAACAAAATTTTTAATAGAGAACAAGCAGAGAAGGCATTAGAAAAGAGAAAAATCAATGTTCTTTTGAATTCCACAGTTAAAGAAGTCTCAGAAACTAAGATAAGCATTTCTAGTGAGGTTGGAATAACTTCCTTGGATAAAGATATTGTTATTTGGACAGCAGGTGTTAGACCTAATTTGTCTTACTTAGAAACTGATCAAATAACAAAAAAATGTGGACGAATTTTAGTTAATAACAATTTGCAAATAGAAAACCATAAAAACTGTTTTGCTATTGGAGATATTTCAGTTATTGAAGGAATGGAGGATTTGCCCATAACTGCCCAGGTTGCTATGCAGGAAGGAAATCATCTTGCTAATAATTTAGAACTTTTAATTCAAGGAAAAGATCCTTTACCTTTTAAATTTCAAGATAACGGTGAAATGATTAGCTTAGGAATAGGCGAAGCTTCAATTTCTGGGCTTGGGGTTACTTTATCTGGGAAATTGGCTTTTGAGGCAAGAAGACTTATATATGCTTCCAAGTTGCCTGATATTACAGAAAGCTTAAAATCTGCATCTTCATGGATATTCCAAAAAAAATCTATTTTTAAAAAGTTTCTTAAAAAAGATTATTCGAATTAAACTTTTTTGAAATATTGTTTTTGGGTATATTGAGTTAAATACGTTTTGTATGAATTTAATTGCAGTAGTTAGTAATAATTTTGATGCGTTTATAACGGTAGTTGTTTTAATAATGTCAATAATTTTGTTTATAAGAAATACTATTGCACCTGAATTGACTGGTTTGTTATGTGTCGGAATATTTATATCTACTGGGGTTCTTTCTCCTGAAAAAGCTTTAGCTGGATTTGGTAGCCCTTCTTTAATTACCCTTATGGGTTTATTTGCAGTTTCTTCAGCATTATTTAAAAGTGGTGCCTTAGACAGAGTAAGAGAATTGATTTCTTCTGAAAGTATTCGAACTCCAAGGAAATTAATTTCTTTAATAGCTTTTTTGATTGCTCCAATATCTGGAATTGTACCTAATACTCCAGTGGTAGCATCTTTGTTACCTTTAATTGAAAGTTGGTGCGCGCGAAGAAATATATCACCATCAAAAGTTTTATTACCTCTTTCTTTCGCTACTTTACTCGGGGGAACTCTGACATTATTAGGTAGTTCAGTAAATCTTCTCGTAAGTGATATTAGTCAACAATTAGGTTATGGAGGTTTGGAATTATTTAGTTTGACTTCAATAGGAATTCCTGTATGGCTTATAGGTACAACCTATATGATTCTCGTTTCTGACATGCTTTTGCCAGATAGAGGGAGAGATAAGGAGTTTATTAAAAATGGTGATATGAATATATATTTTACCGAAGTTACTATTCCCTCTACTTCAGAATTAGTTGGACAATCTGTCAGAAATAGTAGATTGCAAAGACGATTTGACGTTGATGTTCTGGAATTACAACGAAATGGAAAAGTTATTCTTCCTCCATTGGCTGATAGAAAGATTGAACCGGATGATAGATTAATAATCCGCGTTACAAGGGCAGACTTATTTAGGCTGCAGCAGGAACATACTATTCTATTAGGAGAAAACAAAACATCTTTCAATGGGACTAATGTTTTCTCAGATGATGAAGGTACTAAGACCTTTGAAGCCTTGTTACCAGCTGGTTCAACGTTAGCTGGTGCAAGTTTGAGAGAATTAAGATTTAGGCAGCGTCATAATGCAACAGTTTTAGCATTAAGAAGAGGTCAACAAACTGTTCAGGAGAGATTAGGACAAGCTGTTTTAAGGGCTGGAGATGTTTTATTATTGCAAGCACCGCTAGATTCAATAAGAGGTTTACAAGCTAGTAATGATTTGCTTATTTTAGATCAATTCGAGGATGACTTGCCTTTTTTGATAAAAAAACCTATATCGATTGCAATTGCAATAGGAATGGTGGTTTTGCCTTCCGTTTCTAATATTCCATTAGTAGGTTCAGTTCTTTTGGCAGTGATTGCAATGGTTGCTTGTGGATGTTTAAGACCTGCAGAGATACAAAAATCAATTAGGTTAGACGTGATTTTATTGCTGGGATCCTTATCGTGTTTTAGTGTAGCTATGCAGATAACTGGATTAGCAGATGTAATTGCAGTTAATTTAAACTTTGCCCTTAACGGAATGCCTCTTTATTTTGCACTAGTTGTAATTTTTGTATCTACAGTTATTCTTACGCAATTTATAAGTAATGCTGCTTCGGTTGCTTTGATTTTGCCTGTTGCTATTGAATTCTCAAATGTTTTAGAAATTTCACCAAGAGCTTTAATAATGCTTGTTTTATTCGGTGCAAGTCAATCTTTCTTGACTCCAATGGGTTATCAAACAAATTTAATGGTTTATGGTCCTGGAAGATATAGATTTTTTGATATCGCAAAATATGGAGCTGGATTAACACTTATAATGTCATTTACTGTGCCAGCATTGATAATTTTAAATTACGGGTAATATCGTGAAATTCACAAGTAAGGTTTATAAGTTAAAAGATGCTTACAAAAAGCTATCTGTACCTCAATTTACTATTGTTACAGGCTTGTTTATTATTTGCCTTGGAACTTTAATTTTGAGCTCTCCATTATGTTCATCTTCAAAGGTTGGTTTGTGGGAAGCATTTTTTACATCTACTTCTGCAATAACCGTTACTGGCTTAACCATAATAGATATTGGTGTTGATTTAAATTTCTTTGGCCAAGTTTTCTTAGCTTTTATGCTTTTATCAGGTGGTCTAGGATTAATGGCCATTACAACATTTTTACAAGGGTTTGTTGTAAAGGGGACAAAGCTAAGAACTAGATTAGACAAAGGAAAGACTTTAGATGAATTTGGAGTTGGAGGAATTGGTCGAACTTTTCAAAGCATTGCCATTACTGCGATTATTATCATATCCTTGGGCGCAATTGTCTTATATTCTTTTGGATTTGTAGATATTCAAAATAATTGGGAAAGACTATGGTCCTCGATTTTTCACAGCATTTCTGCATATAACAATGCAGGATTTTCGTTAATGTCAAATAGTCTGCAAGACTATAGAACAAATTATTTGGTGAATAGTGTTTTTGTTTTTCTCATTGTTATGGGTGGATTGGGCTGGCGGGTTATTGATGATATTTGGAGTAATAAAAAAAATCTTTCTTATAAGAAATTAAGTCTTCATTCCAGACTAGTTATTAGGACAACTTTATCTCTAATATTGTTCGGATCATTAGGGTTCTTTATCACTGAATCTTTACTAAATAGTCAATTTTTTAATGATTTAAATTTGTTTGAACGGTTAATATCATCTATCTTCGAAACAGTTAGTGCGAGAACTGCAGGCTTTACAAATTTTCCGATTTCTTTGAACTCTATCTCAGATACGGGCCTCTTATTATTAATGACGCTTATGTTTATTGGAGCAAGTACAGGAGGTACTGGTGGAGGCATAAAAACAACTACATTTATTGCTTTAATGGCTGCAACTAGATCAACTTTAAGAGGTCAGAAAGATGTAATTATTAGTAATAGATTAATTTCAGATAAAGTTATTTTAAAGGCAGTTGGAATTACAGTTGGATCTTTGCTTTTTGTTCTTTTAATGGCAATGTTGCTTAGTACAACTAATACTTTTGTTAAAAAAGAATCATTCACATTCCTAGAAATTCTGTTCACTTGCGTATCTGCATTTGCAACAGTTGGTTTTGATATTGGTTTAACCGCAAAATTAAATCATTTTGGTCAATTTATTCTTATTGTGGGTATGTTTGTGGGCAGACTTGGGATCCTTTTGCTTTTAAGTGCACTTTGGCAGGCTCTTTATAAGAGTAGAATAGATAGACAAAAGAGAATTGGCTATCCTAGGGCTGATCTATATGTTTAGAATTGACTGAGTTTTATTATGGCTGATTGGTGGCAGTGGTCTCAAAAGAGAGAAAATGAAGCACCTACTTTTGCAATTGTCGGCGTTGGAAGATTTGGAACCGCAGTTTGCAGAGAACTTATTAGTAATGGTGCTGATGTTTTGGCTGCAGATTACTCGGAAAAAGCTATTGATGATTTAAGGCAATTAGAACCTTCGATAGAAGCGAGAGTTGTAGATTGTACTGATGAAGAGTCTATGAAGGAATCGGGAATTCTTGAAATGAATACTGTTGTAGTGGGTATTAGTGAACCTATTGAAGCAAGTATAACTACAACTCTTATTGCTAAGGATAGTGAAGGTAGCAAAGTGAAAAGAGTAATAGCGAGAGCTACCAGTGATTTGCACGAAAAAATGTTAAAAAGAGTAGGTGCAGATAAAGTTGTTTTCCCATCTAGGATGCAAGGAGAAAGGTTAGGTTTAGAACTAGTAAGACCTAACCTAATTGAAAGATTGGAACTAGATAATCAAACTGGTATAGATGAAATAACTGTTCCAGAAGAATTTATTGGAAGATCTTTAAGAGATTTAAATTTAAGGAAAAATTATTTAGTAAATGTTCTTGCTGCAGGACCTGCTGAAGAGTTAACAGTTAATCCTCCAGCAAAATATATTTTGGAAAGAGGAAATATTTTGGTAGTCATGGGTAAAACTGTAGATTTACAGAAATTGCCTCAAAATTAATTATTTTTAATCAGAACTTTTATAGTATCTAATCCTTTGAGGAGCTCTTTTTAATCTTCTGACGCTTTGCTTTTCAAGTTCATCTCTAAATTTATCAGTATTTAAATTATTTTCTGAAACAGGTGATTTATTTTCTTTTTCGAAATAATTTTTTATACCCTCTTGTATTAAGACTTTTGCCATATTACTTACTGTCCTAGATTCATTATCGGCCAAAATAGTTAATTGCTCACATATTAATTCAGGAAGAACTACTTGAATTCTGGGAGATTTAGGCTTCCCATTAGTTGAGTTTTGGCGGGTAGCCATGAGTCAAAGTTGATAACTGTTACTTATTAGTATACACAGTTAGTCAAGGATACTATCTTTGTGTATATTATTAGTAAGGAAATTTATGTCCGTATCAATTAATTTTTTTATTGTCCTATGAAAAATTCAAGAAAAATTGATTCTCCTAAAAGGTCTATAATTGATAAACCGAAAAAAAGATTAGTCAATTCTGATTCTCACGATAATGAAAATAGTGACGTTTTGGTATCAGCTGTAATTAGTCCATATTTGTTAACTCATCTTCATCATATTCTTCAGCAATCTGAGTATTATGCCCAAAAAGATGGTAGAAAATCTCACGCAGCTAACTTTGCGAAACTACGAAAAGTTTTATGTTTAGACGCAAGAAGTATGGCAGATGCCTCTGCAAAAGAGATAAAAGATGTGGATAATGATTTATCTAAAAATAAATATAATGAACAAAATGTAGCTTGAAGTAATAATCTATTAATAAATAGATTTTAAAAACATGTCCAGTAACGCTGAAAAGCTTTATAGTTTAATAGCCAACGATTCCAAAAAGAAACAAAGTCTGTTTATGACAGCCTTAACCAATCCCAAAAAAGCCCTAGATAAAATATGCGATATTGGCAACGAGTTAAATATTTCTGTGACCAAAGAAGAGGTTATTGAATATTT
The Prochlorococcus marinus XMU1405 genome window above contains:
- a CDS encoding potassium channel family protein, encoding MADWWQWSQKRENEAPTFAIVGVGRFGTAVCRELISNGADVLAADYSEKAIDDLRQLEPSIEARVVDCTDEESMKESGILEMNTVVVGISEPIEASITTTLIAKDSEGSKVKRVIARATSDLHEKMLKRVGADKVVFPSRMQGERLGLELVRPNLIERLELDNQTGIDEITVPEEFIGRSLRDLNLRKNYLVNVLAAGPAEELTVNPPAKYILERGNILVVMGKTVDLQKLPQN
- a CDS encoding potassium transporter TrkG; protein product: MKFTSKVYKLKDAYKKLSVPQFTIVTGLFIICLGTLILSSPLCSSSKVGLWEAFFTSTSAITVTGLTIIDIGVDLNFFGQVFLAFMLLSGGLGLMAITTFLQGFVVKGTKLRTRLDKGKTLDEFGVGGIGRTFQSIAITAIIIISLGAIVLYSFGFVDIQNNWERLWSSIFHSISAYNNAGFSLMSNSLQDYRTNYLVNSVFVFLIVMGGLGWRVIDDIWSNKKNLSYKKLSLHSRLVIRTTLSLILFGSLGFFITESLLNSQFFNDLNLFERLISSIFETVSARTAGFTNFPISLNSISDTGLLLLMTLMFIGASTGGTGGGIKTTTFIALMAATRSTLRGQKDVIISNRLISDKVILKAVGITVGSLLFVLLMAMLLSTTNTFVKKESFTFLEILFTCVSAFATVGFDIGLTAKLNHFGQFILIVGMFVGRLGILLLLSALWQALYKSRIDRQKRIGYPRADLYV
- a CDS encoding type III pantothenate kinase produces the protein MVSDINFLLVGNSRLHWAKYSKNQSKFFHTKKKQKVPENINLDQLIWSSVGKLPNFLLKKENEIKTKDIQLSNLPDYFGVDRALACIAALKIIENPFKKDLLIADFGTILSITKLNSNGSIIGGQLLPGFLTQLKSMEQNTNNLRVPKKYDIPIKDFLINTEEAILKGVINSLTGVINSLFNPEKDILIICGGDSQLITKSLKTQKENIINSPNLVMEGMIIHHLSVKN
- a CDS encoding ribbon-helix-helix domain-containing protein, with the translated sequence MATRQNSTNGKPKSPRIQVVLPELICEQLTILADNESRTVSNMAKVLIQEGIKNYFEKENKSPVSENNLNTDKFRDELEKQSVRRLKRAPQRIRYYKSSD
- a CDS encoding NAD(P)/FAD-dependent oxidoreductase, whose product is MKSIQKPIVIVGAGFAGMTFALTLKNLNPSIPILVVDSETNFIFKPLMYEVLSKEIRSWEAAPKFENIFSDAGITFLRNCLTKISFEENILEFSDELKLSYQYLVICTGSIPNSFFIKGVDENCYFFNDIHDLNKINSFLKKSQHTALHKKLFIVGGGPSGIELACKIKDIFTDKFEINVIEKSNEILNKNKIFNREQAEKALEKRKINVLLNSTVKEVSETKISISSEVGITSLDKDIVIWTAGVRPNLSYLETDQITKKCGRILVNNNLQIENHKNCFAIGDISVIEGMEDLPITAQVAMQEGNHLANNLELLIQGKDPLPFKFQDNGEMISLGIGEASISGLGVTLSGKLAFEARRLIYASKLPDITESLKSASSWIFQKKSIFKKFLKKDYSN
- a CDS encoding SLC13 family permease, with amino-acid sequence MNLIAVVSNNFDAFITVVVLIMSIILFIRNTIAPELTGLLCVGIFISTGVLSPEKALAGFGSPSLITLMGLFAVSSALFKSGALDRVRELISSESIRTPRKLISLIAFLIAPISGIVPNTPVVASLLPLIESWCARRNISPSKVLLPLSFATLLGGTLTLLGSSVNLLVSDISQQLGYGGLELFSLTSIGIPVWLIGTTYMILVSDMLLPDRGRDKEFIKNGDMNIYFTEVTIPSTSELVGQSVRNSRLQRRFDVDVLELQRNGKVILPPLADRKIEPDDRLIIRVTRADLFRLQQEHTILLGENKTSFNGTNVFSDDEGTKTFEALLPAGSTLAGASLRELRFRQRHNATVLALRRGQQTVQERLGQAVLRAGDVLLLQAPLDSIRGLQASNDLLILDQFEDDLPFLIKKPISIAIAIGMVVLPSVSNIPLVGSVLLAVIAMVACGCLRPAEIQKSIRLDVILLLGSLSCFSVAMQITGLADVIAVNLNFALNGMPLYFALVVIFVSTVILTQFISNAASVALILPVAIEFSNVLEISPRALIMLVLFGASQSFLTPMGYQTNLMVYGPGRYRFFDIAKYGAGLTLIMSFTVPALIILNYG
- a CDS encoding phosphoadenylyl-sulfate reductase, translating into MIEKIHKDIQTCLSKYNQELVDMKPQGMLTWGYEKFDNQFAITTSFGIQSSVLLDMVSKLSLQKKIKIFWIDTGYLPPETYHYAEKLIDNLSLEVEVLQSELSPARMEAKYGKLWETKKENDLDKYHELRKIKPLENGLEKNDIFCWASGVRSSQTENRNKMKFIDVIRQRLSLRPLLNWTNKDIFYYMEENDLPAHPLFVKGYSSVGDWHSSSPDGIETKGRDTRFGGIKQECGIHTNN
- the bcp gene encoding thioredoxin-dependent thiol peroxidase, producing the protein MALKVGDKAPEFKLKDSSEKEVSLSDFKGKRIILYFYPKDNTPGCTKEACNFKENWDLLQKNNIVVLGISKDNASSHQKFIEKFNLPFILLTDPEPFKVSSDYDSYGLKKFMGKEYMGMMRNTFLIDTDGNIEKIYFKVKAAIMADHIIADLGLS
- a CDS encoding 4'-phosphopantetheinyl transferase family protein, with the protein product MKLLNKYRYKIPKIWFYEIKGVQDVATAEEIKTAKNLKSSRSKIFLETRAYLRQSLSTLFDLDPLKIPINALPGEPPSLPSGMGNISLSHCKDAIIIGWHKSKLGIDIERTDRDFNHIKFAEKYFFHTNRSNHNNYLTKNMILNQWCAVEAAIKWDHGKLAKDINHWQYFEKPKELIHKKKNIHLNYSQINFHNWTIALAYKEKTSFNPEIICCSKNF